A genomic segment from Salvia splendens isolate huo1 chromosome 13, SspV2, whole genome shotgun sequence encodes:
- the LOC121760506 gene encoding nucleolin-like — MTTEEFQSILDGVRRVEEDAAKMAEGPDLASEAVDNKIREEPMRESQEEPAKPVEKAESEKVMESEKEKTKVPTDQHKTKVSTAKKSKAVKRKLVLKDYPKAERQKPKRISQGCLGRGMAEKAGANTASEAVEILSEEERMTPTKPWEDPKSATAQEESHPEIEPKSSTPTGQEEGTPTKPRENLSEVPPEPVEEKIVEALITQPTSQDEPSTSADVKREEEDEEKRYQLERKRKGKAPVQKKQSNKKACTVITGIMIRYSKQRSLPPRREDSDEEYASGDEPESEDDVSLEDENFQEYQLPENHHELIHPPVERMEYLPWQVELDD; from the coding sequence ATGACTACCGAGGAATTCCAATCGATTCTTGATGGAGTGAGAAGAGTGGAGGAAGATGCTGccaagatggctgagggtccGGACCTAGCATCTGAGGCTGTAGATAACAAAATCCGTGAAGAACCAATGAGAGAATCACAGGAGGAACCCGCCAAGCCAGTAGAGAAGGCGGAGTCTGAGAAAGTAATGGAGTCTGAGAAAGAGAAAACCAAGGTTCCAACTGACCAACATAAGACGAAAGTGTCGACTGCGAAAAAATCGAAGGCTGTGAAGAGAAAGTTAGTGCTAAAGGACTACCCGAAGGCAGAAAGGCAGAAACCAAAGCGCATATCGCAGGGGTGCCTGGGGCGTGGGATGGCCGAGAAAGCAGGGGCCAACACTGCATCTGAGGCAGTTGAGATCTTGAGCGAAGAGGAACGGATGACTCCTACAAAACCTTGGGAGGATCCCAAATCAGCGACCGCCCAAGAAGAAAGCCACCCAGAGATTGAGCCCAAATCGTCTACCCCCACAGGCCAGGAGGAGGGAACTCCTACAAAACCTAGGGAGAACCTGTCTGAAGTTCCTCCCGAGCCTGTAGAGGAGAAAATCGTTGAAGCCCTAATAACCCAGCCTACTTCCCAGGATGAACCCTCGACATCAGCGGATGTAAagcgagaagaagaagacgaagagAAGCGTTACCAGTTGGAACGGAAGAGGAAGGGCAAAGCCCCAGTTCAAAAGAAGCAAAGTAACAAGAAAGCCTGCACAGTCATTACCGGGATCATGATCCGTTATTCCAAGCAAAGAAGTCTACCACCCAGGAGGGAGGACAGTGATGAAGAGTACGCATCCGGTGACGAGCCAGAGTCGGAGGATGATGTGTCACTAGAAGATGAGAACTTCCAGGAATATCAGCTACCGGAGAACCACCATGAACTCATTCATCCTCCCGTGGAGAGAATGGAGTACCTACCTTGGCAGGTTGAgcttgatgattaa